A region from the Leptospirillum ferriphilum ML-04 genome encodes:
- a CDS encoding DsrE/DsrF/DrsH-like family protein, whose protein sequence is MKMAIIATQGSHTALINLLTTVMAGAVSEISVRVLFRDEALFRLERKRAKTIVLSEIFGTEHSSIRHQLDEMKLLDLPGLLQNAKSQGDVRLYACSSSMAIFSMEKKDLVDGIDDVRGMTSFLLDEVLEAQTVLCF, encoded by the coding sequence ATGAAAATGGCCATCATCGCCACACAGGGTTCCCACACCGCCTTGATCAATCTGCTGACGACCGTCATGGCCGGAGCCGTATCCGAGATCTCCGTCCGGGTTCTCTTTCGGGACGAAGCTCTTTTCCGCCTTGAACGAAAACGGGCGAAGACCATTGTCCTGTCCGAGATTTTCGGCACCGAACACTCTTCGATCCGGCATCAACTGGACGAAATGAAGCTTCTGGACTTGCCAGGCCTGCTTCAAAACGCCAAATCCCAGGGGGACGTCCGTCTCTATGCCTGTTCCTCTTCCATGGCCATCTTCAGCATGGAAAAAAAAGACCTGGTCGACGGGATTGACGATGTCCGCGGAATGACCTCTTTCCTTCTGGACGAAGTTCTGGAAGCCCAAACCGTCCTTTGTTTCTAG
- a CDS encoding sulfurtransferase TusA family protein → MSSSGESEIRTLDVTSLFNPVDCQSLGIIRTTLSSMRIGDVLVISSNRFQKREIESWSRKFGHRLLSADDVDGRVVLRLEKGSR, encoded by the coding sequence GTGTCATCGTCTGGTGAATCAGAAATTCGGACACTCGATGTGACATCCCTTTTTAACCCGGTCGACTGCCAGAGTCTGGGAATCATCCGAACGACTCTCTCTTCGATGCGCATCGGAGATGTTCTCGTCATTTCTTCAAACCGCTTCCAGAAACGCGAGATCGAGTCCTGGTCCCGGAAATTCGGCCATCGTCTTTTGAGCGCAGACGATGTGGACGGCCGGGTGGTGCTTCGCCTGGAGAAAGGTTCCCGATGA